One window from the genome of Gemmatimonadota bacterium encodes:
- a CDS encoding YifB family Mg chelatase-like AAA ATPase, whose product MTARVLSCATLGIDAYIVHIEADISRRLPSFSVVGLPDSAVKESRDRVMAAIKNAGRTFPTNRITVNLAPADIRKEGSAFDLPIAIGIIAAMSGSISPEKLSQYLILGELALDGTVRPVRGALSMAVEAQKAGLKGLLVPVENAREAAITGGLDVLPVRDLSEALDFFEGYCDIMPFEINSKAIFRQARMHRVDFRDVRGQEHAKRALEVAAAGAHNAILMGPPGSGKTMLARRLPTILPDLTLDEALQTTKIHSVAGLLPPDTALVAVRPFRSPHHTISDAGLIGGGPYPRPGEVSLAHHGVLFLDELPEFKKQVLESLRQPVEDSFVTIARAAVSLSYPAQFMLVCAMNPCPCGYLGDPHHECICSPPVVQRYVNRISGPLMDRIDIHVEAPAVQYEELAEEPAGESSAEVRKRVQGARQIQLERFADYRDLFSNAHMGSREIRMFCKIDDRSEELLRMAITRLGLSARAYDRILKASRTIADLEGEEDIQSRHVAEAIQYRSLDRRLWE is encoded by the coding sequence ATGACTGCGCGTGTGTTGAGTTGTGCAACTCTGGGTATCGATGCGTATATCGTGCATATTGAGGCGGATATTTCGCGTCGGCTTCCGTCGTTTTCAGTGGTGGGTTTGCCCGATAGTGCTGTGAAGGAGAGCCGGGATCGGGTGATGGCTGCGATTAAAAATGCCGGGCGAACATTTCCAACTAATCGAATTACGGTGAATTTGGCACCGGCAGATATCCGAAAGGAAGGCTCGGCATTTGATTTGCCGATCGCGATAGGTATTATTGCCGCAATGAGCGGTTCAATTTCTCCCGAGAAGCTGTCGCAATATCTCATTTTGGGCGAGTTGGCTTTAGATGGTACGGTGCGGCCCGTGCGCGGTGCGCTGTCAATGGCCGTGGAAGCCCAAAAGGCGGGTTTAAAAGGATTGCTCGTCCCTGTGGAGAATGCGCGAGAGGCGGCGATTACAGGGGGTTTAGATGTTTTGCCGGTGCGCGATTTGAGTGAGGCACTGGATTTTTTCGAGGGGTATTGCGATATCATGCCCTTTGAAATCAATAGCAAGGCGATTTTTCGGCAGGCGCGGATGCATCGGGTGGATTTTAGGGATGTGCGCGGGCAAGAGCATGCCAAGCGTGCGCTGGAGGTGGCAGCGGCAGGCGCGCATAACGCGATTCTCATGGGGCCTCCCGGGTCGGGTAAGACGATGCTCGCCAGGAGATTGCCGACTATTTTACCCGATCTGACCCTGGATGAGGCTCTGCAGACGACAAAAATTCACTCGGTGGCGGGGTTGCTACCGCCCGATACGGCACTGGTGGCAGTAAGGCCGTTTCGCTCGCCGCATCACACCATTTCAGATGCGGGTTTGATCGGTGGCGGTCCCTATCCCCGGCCAGGAGAGGTGTCGCTGGCACATCACGGGGTGCTGTTTTTGGATGAGCTTCCCGAGTTTAAGAAACAGGTTTTGGAATCTCTCCGCCAACCCGTTGAGGACAGTTTTGTGACGATTGCCCGCGCGGCAGTGTCGCTTTCGTATCCGGCGCAGTTTATGCTCGTTTGCGCCATGAATCCGTGTCCGTGCGGGTATTTGGGCGATCCACACCACGAGTGTATTTGCTCGCCTCCTGTGGTGCAGCGCTATGTCAATCGGATCTCGGGTCCGTTGATGGATCGCATTGATATTCACGTGGAAGCCCCGGCTGTCCAGTATGAAGAACTGGCTGAGGAACCCGCTGGCGAGTCTTCAGCAGAGGTTCGCAAGCGCGTACAAGGCGCGCGGCAAATACAGTTGGAACGGTTTGCGGATTATAGAGATTTGTTTAGCAACGCGCATATGGGGTCGCGAGAGATTCGGATGTTTTGTAAAATTGATGATAGGAGCGAGGAGTTGTTGCGGATGGCGATTACGCGATTGGGGCTTTCGGCGCGGGCTTATGATCGCATCCTGAAGGCGAGCCGCACAATAGCAGATCTGGAAGGCGAAGAGGATATCCAGTCGCGCCACGTTGCCGAGGCGATTCAATACCGCAGTCTGGATAGAAGGTTGTGGGAGTGA
- a CDS encoding TIM barrel protein, producing the protein MKLTYIMFTKHLEGMDIPEIIESLQSVGVQGADLCVREGYPVNPDNIDKALPEAAKQFEAAGLCIPLVTAPGDFSRPDIDYAERYYGALGEAGVAHVKLGYWHWSDAKHYWDQLDEIRGWMEDFEKLSEKHGVKTVVHNHSGKSMGLNSCAVMNVVKGFNPEHIGVFSDPGHLSICGEPIEMALDIVREYLSVLAFKDLIRQRPLGRAVQGTPTGGTMRLGQGFGDWPAVVKTLDQLNFEGPVSFHSEYSGEPVETVIDLARIDVRFFNAMRTEHESA; encoded by the coding sequence ATGAAACTCACCTACATCATGTTCACAAAACACCTCGAAGGCATGGACATACCCGAAATCATCGAATCTCTCCAATCCGTAGGTGTACAGGGCGCGGATTTGTGCGTGCGAGAGGGATATCCTGTAAACCCGGACAATATCGACAAAGCACTGCCCGAAGCCGCCAAACAGTTTGAAGCCGCGGGCCTGTGCATTCCACTCGTAACCGCCCCCGGTGATTTTAGCCGCCCGGACATCGATTATGCCGAGCGTTATTACGGCGCTCTCGGTGAAGCCGGTGTAGCGCATGTAAAACTCGGCTACTGGCACTGGTCGGATGCGAAGCACTACTGGGATCAACTGGATGAAATCCGGGGCTGGATGGAAGACTTTGAAAAATTATCTGAAAAACACGGCGTCAAAACCGTGGTACACAACCATTCGGGCAAATCAATGGGACTAAACTCGTGTGCCGTCATGAACGTGGTCAAGGGATTCAACCCCGAACACATCGGCGTATTCTCCGACCCGGGACACCTGTCGATATGTGGCGAACCCATAGAAATGGCACTGGATATCGTGCGCGAATATCTCTCAGTCCTGGCATTTAAAGACCTGATTCGCCAGCGACCCCTGGGACGCGCTGTACAGGGGACGCCCACGGGTGGAACAATGCGGCTGGGACAGGGATTTGGCGATTGGCCCGCAGTCGTAAAAACACTGGATCAATTAAACTTTGAAGGCCCCGTGAGTTTCCACAGCGAATACAGCGGAGAGCCAGTAGAAACCGTAATTGACCTGGCGCGGATCGATGTGCGCTTCTTCAACGCAATGCGGACAGAACACGAAAGCGCGTAA
- a CDS encoding penicillin acylase family protein, producing the protein MKRDAKKIVIRGVKGEVCIQRMAHGFPHISARDEGDRYYGLGYAHGRDRQMHMWLLKLIGRGNASAYLKADDELIEVDRFMRWLDIAGDADREARHLSPELQAVLDAYCKGVNQAVRVTGTPFEFKLMGYRPDDWTPADALLMVKLIGFVGLSQMQGDMEKLIVQLIQKGVDTERLKELFPAIRDDVSEEYIDLIKKVRLVRPMIPSSVVWRDLLPDFSASNNWAVRPSKTASGWAMMCGDPHLQLQLPSVWYLAVLSGGDDYLMGATLPGLPVVAMGRSPHLSWAATYGTADVCDYFVEEVKDGMYRCGDRWVPLRVREEVIRPRKRDPIGFRVCETERGLLEGEVNEDGYYLCYAWTGKQQKGTGADSIDCVLRITKSKGVEEARDYFAGLTFGPFNWVFADRAGNIGYQLGGLVPKQPEGSSGLLPFLGWEEKQNWDGMVDPVLYPRTVNPECDFIVTANQDLNFMGQTEPMKLSISSYRADRICEMLREKDDLTVEDMKRIHYDLHAIQAREFMTIIRPLLPESENGDILRAWDLCYDADSLGATLFERVYRELVLLVFGDHGLGRELVTFLLDGTTLLSVLHGYFDRVLLSEASVWFGDESREVFYQMAIERGLKEKAVPHGEVSRVYIEHIFFRGKLPRFLGFDYALANTGSRSTVSQAGVFKGGALAPTFRMICDFGEDVLHANVAGGASDRRFSKFYTSGLDAWAQGEYEVLGP; encoded by the coding sequence ATGAAACGCGATGCAAAAAAAATTGTGATAAGAGGTGTAAAGGGTGAGGTGTGCATTCAGCGGATGGCGCATGGGTTTCCGCATATTTCGGCGCGGGATGAAGGGGATCGGTATTACGGTCTGGGTTATGCACATGGCCGGGATCGGCAGATGCATATGTGGTTGCTGAAGCTTATTGGGCGCGGGAATGCGTCGGCATATTTGAAAGCGGATGACGAGTTGATTGAGGTAGATCGGTTTATGCGCTGGCTCGATATAGCGGGTGATGCGGATCGGGAAGCGCGGCATTTGTCACCAGAATTGCAAGCAGTTCTGGATGCGTATTGCAAGGGGGTGAATCAGGCGGTTCGCGTGACGGGAACGCCTTTTGAATTTAAGCTGATGGGGTATCGACCAGATGATTGGACGCCGGCAGATGCCTTGCTGATGGTCAAGCTGATCGGGTTTGTAGGGCTTTCGCAAATGCAGGGCGATATGGAGAAGTTGATTGTTCAGTTGATTCAGAAGGGCGTGGATACGGAGCGGTTAAAGGAACTTTTTCCGGCGATTCGGGATGATGTATCAGAAGAGTACATCGATTTGATAAAGAAGGTGCGTCTGGTGCGTCCGATGATTCCATCATCTGTGGTGTGGCGCGATTTGTTGCCCGATTTTTCCGCGAGCAATAATTGGGCTGTGCGTCCGTCAAAGACGGCATCTGGATGGGCGATGATGTGCGGAGACCCGCATCTGCAATTGCAATTGCCCTCGGTGTGGTACCTGGCGGTGCTGTCTGGGGGCGATGATTATTTGATGGGTGCGACGTTGCCGGGATTGCCGGTTGTGGCTATGGGACGGTCACCCCACCTGTCGTGGGCAGCGACCTATGGTACCGCCGATGTGTGTGATTATTTTGTGGAGGAGGTGAAGGATGGGATGTATAGATGCGGGGATAGATGGGTGCCTCTGCGCGTGCGAGAAGAGGTTATTCGGCCCAGGAAGCGGGATCCGATAGGGTTTCGCGTTTGCGAGACAGAGCGCGGTTTGTTGGAGGGCGAGGTCAATGAGGATGGGTATTATTTATGTTATGCGTGGACGGGTAAGCAGCAAAAGGGGACGGGGGCGGATTCGATAGATTGTGTTTTGCGGATTACAAAATCGAAGGGCGTTGAAGAGGCTCGGGATTATTTTGCGGGGTTGACGTTTGGACCGTTTAATTGGGTGTTTGCAGATCGGGCGGGAAATATTGGCTATCAACTCGGGGGGCTGGTGCCCAAACAACCCGAAGGTTCGTCGGGTTTGCTTCCGTTTTTGGGTTGGGAGGAAAAACAGAATTGGGATGGGATGGTTGATCCAGTATTGTATCCCCGCACGGTCAATCCCGAATGCGATTTTATTGTGACTGCAAATCAGGATCTCAACTTTATGGGGCAGACTGAGCCGATGAAGTTGTCGATTTCGTCTTACCGTGCAGATCGAATTTGCGAGATGTTGCGGGAGAAGGATGATTTGACCGTAGAAGATATGAAGCGGATTCACTATGATCTTCACGCGATTCAGGCCCGGGAGTTTATGACAATTATACGCCCGTTGTTACCAGAATCGGAAAACGGAGATATATTGCGGGCGTGGGATTTGTGTTATGATGCGGATTCTCTGGGTGCGACGCTTTTTGAGCGCGTTTATCGCGAGCTTGTTTTGCTCGTTTTTGGGGATCATGGTTTGGGGCGCGAACTGGTGACGTTTTTGCTGGATGGTACGACGTTGCTCAGTGTTCTGCACGGGTATTTTGATCGCGTTCTTTTGAGCGAGGCTTCGGTCTGGTTTGGAGACGAGTCGCGTGAGGTTTTCTATCAAATGGCGATTGAGCGCGGGTTAAAGGAAAAGGCAGTGCCGCACGGCGAAGTGAGCAGGGTTTATATTGAGCATATTTTTTTCAGGGGGAAGTTGCCTCGGTTTTTGGGTTTTGATTATGCGCTTGCAAATACTGGGAGTCGGTCAACGGTTTCTCAGGCCGGTGTTTTCAAAGGTGGCGCGCTTGCACCCACTTTTCGAATGATTTGCGATTTTGGAGAGGATGTGCTACACGCAAATGTCGCGGGCGGTGCTTCAGATCGCCGTTTTTCCAAATTCTATACGTCGGGGTTGGATGCGTGGGCGCAGGGTGAGTACGAGGTTTTAGGACCATAA
- a CDS encoding sulfatase — translation MPNLLYIFADQLRPQSCGYMGDNRAHTPNIDRLSSEGISFVNATSVYPVCSPHRASLFTGCYPTTSGYVMNELSARTDLPTLAGTLTQNGTNCAYIGKWHIYATEGKVYKQAGDFHKNPANQFVPPGPHRLGFDHYWAAYNFNHNYYRGFYYEDKFERIDIPAYEPDAMTDLAISYLENARENPDPFALFVSYGTPHQPWNWDNVPEEWGMNFKDMDCDLPPNYRDGSGEYWHAWFDRDWWMKSVKPNLVEWQRIYAAMTANLDWNVGRILDAIDRFNLAQDTLVVFTSDHGEMFGAHGRVQKNIYYEEAARVPFLMRWPNRIAPKTESDACLNTPDIMPTLLALLNVDIPNGIDGLDLSHCAFGQHGDEPESAFLQGMGPSVDWDDGFEWRALRDKQYTYAIEKHGESLYNHREDPLQLHNLASSPDHARTIQHYRDQIRTRMDALNDTFEPISFYRDHWIENGRVIRGARD, via the coding sequence GTGCCTAACCTTCTCTACATCTTCGCCGATCAACTCCGCCCACAATCCTGTGGCTATATGGGCGACAACCGCGCCCATACACCCAATATCGACCGCCTATCATCTGAAGGCATCAGCTTTGTCAACGCCACCTCGGTCTATCCCGTGTGCAGCCCGCATCGCGCATCCCTCTTTACGGGCTGTTACCCCACCACCAGTGGCTACGTCATGAACGAACTGAGCGCCCGCACCGATCTGCCAACGCTTGCCGGCACATTGACGCAAAACGGCACGAATTGTGCCTACATCGGCAAATGGCACATTTACGCAACCGAGGGCAAAGTTTATAAACAGGCCGGAGATTTTCACAAGAATCCCGCCAATCAATTCGTGCCCCCAGGCCCACACCGACTGGGATTTGACCACTATTGGGCAGCCTACAACTTCAACCACAACTATTACAGGGGATTTTATTACGAAGACAAATTTGAACGCATCGACATCCCTGCCTATGAACCCGATGCCATGACCGACCTCGCCATCTCCTATCTCGAAAACGCACGCGAAAATCCAGACCCCTTCGCCCTCTTCGTCTCTTATGGCACACCTCATCAGCCCTGGAACTGGGACAACGTCCCCGAAGAATGGGGTATGAACTTCAAAGACATGGACTGTGACCTGCCACCAAATTACCGGGATGGATCAGGAGAATACTGGCACGCATGGTTCGACCGCGATTGGTGGATGAAATCCGTCAAACCCAACCTCGTTGAATGGCAGCGAATCTATGCCGCGATGACAGCCAATCTCGACTGGAACGTGGGCCGAATACTAGACGCGATAGACAGATTCAACCTCGCGCAAGACACCCTCGTCGTATTCACATCAGATCACGGCGAAATGTTTGGCGCACACGGTCGCGTTCAGAAAAACATCTACTATGAAGAAGCCGCTCGCGTCCCCTTTCTCATGCGCTGGCCCAATCGCATCGCACCCAAAACTGAAAGCGATGCCTGCCTCAACACACCCGATATCATGCCCACACTGCTCGCACTCTTAAACGTCGATATCCCCAATGGCATTGATGGACTTGACCTTTCGCATTGCGCATTTGGTCAGCATGGAGATGAACCCGAATCCGCATTCTTACAGGGCATGGGCCCCAGTGTCGATTGGGACGACGGCTTTGAATGGCGTGCCTTGCGCGACAAACAATATACCTATGCCATTGAAAAACATGGAGAATCCCTCTACAATCACCGCGAAGACCCCCTGCAATTGCACAATCTCGCCAGCAGCCCTGACCATGCCAGAACAATCCAGCATTACCGCGACCAGATTCGGACGCGCATGGACGCACTAAACGACACCTTTGAACCCATCAGCTTTTACCGCGATCACTGGATCGAAAATGGCCGCGTTATCAGAGGCGCGCGCGATTGA
- a CDS encoding DUF1445 domain-containing protein gives MKFKTPLDVRLACRANELKGFASRALPGYLCVNVAFLDTDYADDFEAFCRANPKPCPLIAKMEPGQTDCPEYARALDIRTDLGSYDIVRDGEVTERRQDIADLFDDRTVTFLIGSSVSFDGLLTEKGYPAAFGPTIQLTSLPCKTVGPFSGNMAVTIRSFDPTVIDDIWEFTSHFPACHGAPIGKNNADELGIEELNVNMDGHPFEVPEGTDRLYWACGITPRIVAEQARLPFMISYTPGHAMITDIPTESLYQA, from the coding sequence ATGAAATTCAAAACACCGTTAGACGTCAGACTCGCTTGCAGAGCCAACGAACTCAAAGGCTTCGCATCCCGAGCCCTGCCCGGCTATCTGTGTGTCAACGTCGCCTTTCTGGACACAGACTACGCCGACGATTTCGAGGCATTCTGTCGCGCCAACCCAAAACCCTGCCCGCTGATTGCAAAAATGGAACCCGGCCAAACAGACTGCCCCGAGTATGCGCGCGCCCTCGACATCCGAACCGACCTGGGGTCATACGACATCGTACGCGATGGCGAAGTCACCGAACGCCGGCAGGACATCGCGGATCTGTTCGACGACCGAACCGTTACCTTCCTGATCGGATCGAGCGTCTCCTTCGACGGCCTCCTGACCGAGAAAGGCTACCCCGCAGCATTCGGACCGACCATCCAACTCACATCGCTCCCGTGCAAAACAGTCGGCCCCTTCTCGGGCAACATGGCCGTCACCATCCGCTCCTTCGATCCGACCGTGATCGACGATATATGGGAATTCACCAGCCACTTCCCCGCGTGTCACGGTGCCCCAATCGGAAAAAATAATGCGGACGAACTCGGCATCGAAGAACTGAACGTCAACATGGACGGTCACCCGTTTGAAGTACCCGAAGGAACGGACCGCTTGTATTGGGCTTGCGGCATCACACCCCGCATTGTCGCCGAACAGGCCAGGCTCCCATTCATGATATCCTACACCCCTGGCCACGCAATGATCACCGACATCCCGACAGAGAGCCTGTACCAGGCCTGA
- a CDS encoding sulfatase-like hydrolase/transferase — protein sequence MNQRPNILLIMSDEHDPAVTGCYGHPYIETPHMDRLASEGTTFDNAYTACPICVPARMSFMTGQYVHQIGTYDNGSPLAGTIPTMGSYLEAAGYETAACGRTHFIGPERLHGFGKRLMDDAEKWKHWNMGAPSRTPDNRRGSNSHVTECGPGENWQNDYDSAATDLSERFLKSRAQYADRPFFLYTGFMNPHFPLLCPQEYFDRYYPDRVILPHTRTELCDTQHPSIQQLRHWLRNEEPLPDTISTTATASYYGLISFTDDLVGRLLDIVDNSSLRDNTVVIYVSDHGEMGGHHGIWQKQCFYEHAVRVPMIIRHPNAAGNQRIAAGANLIDILPTLLDLAEQDPAPLPGSSLLPAIHGRAFPDRPIFSEYHAQGALNGGFMIKKGDWKYIHYVGLPDQLFNVANDPDETENRADDPTCADILSDLRADLHNIVTPEEIDQCAKANQKIKGINRAAR from the coding sequence ATGAACCAGCGACCCAACATCTTGCTCATCATGAGCGACGAACACGACCCCGCAGTCACCGGCTGTTACGGTCACCCCTATATCGAAACGCCACACATGGACCGCCTCGCATCCGAAGGCACCACCTTTGACAACGCCTATACCGCCTGCCCGATATGCGTACCGGCGCGCATGTCTTTTATGACCGGACAATACGTCCACCAGATCGGCACCTATGACAACGGCTCACCCCTCGCGGGAACAATCCCCACAATGGGCAGCTACCTCGAAGCCGCGGGCTACGAAACCGCAGCCTGCGGCCGCACCCACTTCATAGGCCCCGAACGCCTGCACGGCTTTGGCAAACGCCTCATGGACGACGCCGAAAAATGGAAACACTGGAATATGGGTGCCCCCTCGCGCACACCCGACAACCGGCGCGGCAGCAACAGCCACGTCACCGAATGCGGCCCCGGGGAAAACTGGCAAAACGACTACGACAGTGCAGCTACTGACCTCTCCGAACGCTTCCTCAAATCCCGCGCACAATACGCCGACCGCCCCTTCTTCCTCTACACCGGCTTCATGAACCCCCATTTCCCCCTCCTGTGCCCGCAAGAATACTTTGACCGCTACTATCCCGATCGCGTCATCTTGCCACACACGAGAACCGAACTCTGCGACACCCAGCACCCTTCCATCCAGCAACTCCGCCACTGGCTACGCAACGAAGAACCCCTGCCCGACACCATCTCCACCACCGCAACCGCGTCTTACTACGGCCTCATCTCTTTCACCGACGACCTCGTCGGCCGCTTGCTCGACATAGTCGATAACTCATCCCTACGCGATAACACCGTCGTCATCTACGTCAGCGACCACGGCGAAATGGGTGGACACCACGGTATATGGCAAAAACAATGCTTCTACGAACACGCCGTACGCGTCCCCATGATCATTCGACATCCAAACGCTGCAGGCAACCAGCGCATCGCCGCAGGAGCCAACCTCATCGACATCCTCCCCACCCTACTCGATCTCGCCGAACAGGACCCCGCGCCATTGCCCGGCAGCAGCCTCCTGCCCGCCATCCACGGTCGCGCCTTTCCCGATCGCCCCATCTTCAGCGAATACCACGCCCAGGGCGCTCTAAACGGCGGCTTCATGATCAAAAAAGGCGACTGGAAATACATCCACTACGTCGGTCTCCCCGATCAATTATTCAACGTCGCCAACGACCCCGACGAAACCGAGAATCGCGCCGACGACCCCACCTGTGCCGACATCCTCTCCGACCTTCGCGCCGACCTCCACAACATCGTCACCCCCGAAGAAATTGACCAGTGCGCCAAAGCAAATCAAAAAATCAAAGGCATTAACAGAGCGGCCCGTTAG
- a CDS encoding sulfatase-like hydrolase/transferase, whose amino-acid sequence MTSKRPNILWICTDQQRYDTIHALGNEHIQTPNLDRLCAEGVAFTHAHCQSAICTPSRSSFLTGLYPSTVHGNRNGNAYFPANERVQLITKRLADAGYDCGLSGKLHLASAWNGEEQRVDDGYRKFWYSHSHNQGIGIGNQYTDWLTEQGIDLGDVFQTKKDGTYGTYRPDMNPQHHQTTWCADRAIEFIESPHDGPWLMSVNPFDPHGPFDAPDTHKYNPADLPPPLFCENDLQTQTRLKRFFAGQEGNPPGDREQHNKASYYGMIALIDENVGRMLNALERTGQRENTVVIFTSDHGEMLGDHGLTGKGCRFYEALVRIPLIISWPGTFLQGQRADGLTALLDIAPTLADLASIPLEWTHGKSLIPILTGEDPGHAHREFVRCEYYDVVDKFAPHASEKHTPCWATMLRNNRYKLVVYHNEDYGELYDLREDPDEFHNLWEDPSHTDLKYQLIKQNFDHTVICADPGPKRIGRY is encoded by the coding sequence TTGACATCAAAACGCCCCAACATTCTCTGGATCTGCACCGATCAACAACGCTACGACACCATCCACGCCCTCGGCAATGAACACATCCAGACACCCAACCTCGACCGCCTCTGCGCCGAAGGCGTAGCATTCACACATGCCCACTGCCAGAGCGCGATATGCACGCCCAGCCGTTCCAGCTTTCTCACCGGACTATATCCCAGCACCGTACACGGCAATCGCAATGGCAATGCCTATTTCCCGGCAAATGAACGCGTACAACTCATCACCAAACGCCTCGCAGATGCCGGATACGATTGCGGCTTATCGGGCAAACTCCACCTCGCCTCTGCCTGGAACGGCGAAGAACAACGCGTTGACGATGGATATCGCAAATTCTGGTATAGCCACTCGCACAATCAAGGCATCGGAATTGGCAACCAGTACACCGACTGGCTCACCGAACAGGGCATAGACCTCGGCGACGTCTTTCAAACAAAAAAAGACGGCACATACGGCACCTATCGTCCCGACATGAACCCCCAACACCACCAGACCACCTGGTGTGCGGACCGCGCCATTGAATTTATCGAATCCCCCCACGACGGACCCTGGCTTATGAGCGTCAACCCCTTTGATCCGCACGGACCTTTTGACGCCCCCGACACACACAAATACAATCCCGCCGACTTGCCACCGCCGCTATTTTGCGAAAACGATCTGCAAACACAAACGCGACTCAAACGCTTTTTCGCAGGACAAGAAGGCAATCCACCCGGCGACCGCGAACAGCACAACAAAGCGTCTTACTACGGCATGATCGCCCTCATCGACGAAAACGTCGGTCGCATGCTCAACGCACTTGAGCGCACGGGACAACGCGAAAACACCGTCGTCATCTTCACGAGCGACCACGGCGAAATGCTCGGCGATCACGGCCTCACCGGCAAAGGCTGCCGCTTCTACGAAGCCCTCGTGCGGATTCCCCTCATCATCTCGTGGCCCGGCACCTTTCTCCAGGGCCAACGCGCAGACGGCCTCACCGCACTCTTAGACATTGCGCCCACCCTCGCAGACCTCGCCAGCATCCCCCTCGAATGGACACACGGCAAATCCCTCATTCCCATTCTCACGGGCGAAGATCCCGGGCACGCGCACCGCGAATTTGTGCGCTGTGAATACTACGACGTCGTCGATAAATTCGCCCCACACGCCTCTGAAAAACACACACCCTGTTGGGCGACCATGTTGCGCAACAACCGCTACAAACTCGTCGTCTATCACAACGAAGACTACGGCGAACTCTACGATCTTCGAGAAGACCCCGATGAATTTCACAACCTCTGGGAAGACCCATCCCACACAGACCTGAAATACCAACTCATAAAACAAAACTTCGACCACACCGTTATATGCGCCGACCCCGGTCCCAAACGCATCGGAAGATATTAA
- a CDS encoding sulfatase-like hydrolase/transferase, which translates to MASDKPNIILILSDDLGYECLGCYGGESYQTPVLDGLSKEGMRFDHAYVLPLCTPTRLQLMTGKYNFRNWRAFGVMDPQERTFGHLMQAAGYKTCISGKWQMYSYNPPDFEPEWRGKGQLAEDSGFDEYCLWHTEHTEDKGSRYADPVIQQNGAYLADTEGKYGPDIYTAYICDYIERHKDEPFFVYYPMALTHGPFEPTPHSEIWPENRHDSGVKYFKDMVEYMDVVIGRIVEKLDELSLRENTLLLFIGDNGSPRQVTSIINGREFQGGKGLSTDAGTRVPFVASWPGAIPPGSVCDDLIDCSDFLPTMMDMAGISLPEDDVFDGVSFLPQLKGETGAPREWIFAHHDPLPGWGKEGYYLKRWAQDKRWKLYDTGDLYDVVADELEECPVVDGGADAEVARQKLQPVLDQMK; encoded by the coding sequence ATGGCTTCTGATAAACCAAATATTATTCTGATTCTTTCCGATGATTTGGGATATGAATGCCTGGGGTGTTATGGGGGGGAATCGTATCAGACTCCCGTGCTGGATGGTTTGAGCAAGGAGGGGATGCGTTTTGACCATGCATATGTCCTGCCGCTGTGTACGCCGACGCGGTTGCAGTTGATGACGGGTAAATACAATTTTCGCAATTGGCGGGCTTTTGGAGTGATGGATCCCCAGGAGCGCACCTTTGGACATCTGATGCAAGCGGCTGGGTACAAAACGTGTATTTCGGGTAAATGGCAGATGTATAGCTATAATCCGCCGGATTTTGAACCCGAGTGGCGCGGCAAGGGGCAATTGGCGGAAGATTCGGGTTTTGACGAGTATTGTTTGTGGCATACGGAACATACCGAGGATAAGGGGTCGCGGTATGCCGATCCGGTGATTCAGCAAAATGGAGCGTATTTGGCGGATACAGAGGGCAAGTACGGTCCGGATATTTATACGGCTTATATTTGCGATTATATCGAGCGGCATAAGGATGAGCCGTTTTTTGTTTATTATCCCATGGCGCTGACACACGGTCCGTTTGAACCCACGCCCCATAGCGAAATATGGCCCGAAAATCGACACGATAGCGGTGTGAAGTATTTTAAAGATATGGTTGAGTATATGGATGTGGTGATTGGGCGAATTGTGGAAAAATTGGATGAGCTCAGTCTGAGAGAGAATACCTTGCTTTTGTTTATTGGCGATAATGGGTCGCCCCGTCAGGTGACTTCTATTATCAATGGTCGCGAGTTTCAGGGGGGAAAGGGGCTTTCGACTGATGCGGGTACGCGGGTGCCATTTGTTGCGAGTTGGCCGGGTGCGATTCCCCCGGGGTCTGTGTGTGATGATTTGATCGATTGTAGCGATTTTTTGCCCACTATGATGGATATGGCTGGTATTTCTTTGCCCGAGGACGATGTGTTTGACGGGGTGTCATTTTTGCCGCAGTTAAAGGGCGAGACGGGTGCGCCGAGAGAGTGGATTTTTGCCCATCACGATCCTTTGCCCGGATGGGGTAAGGAGGGTTACTATTTAAAGCGATGGGCACAGGATAAACGCTGGAAGCTCTACGACACGGGCGATTTGTACGATGTGGTAGCAGATGAGTTGGAAGAATGCCCGGTCGTCGATGGCGGCGCAGACGCAGAGGTAGCGCGACAAAAATTGCAGCCCGTGTTGGATCAGATGAAGTAG